GCAGCCGCTGCTTTCTTCGGTGATGCTCAGTTCCACAGAGAGGCGGTGGCCTGTCAGTTCGGTCTCTAGGTTCCTGGGAGGGTAGAATGGAAGAGGGATGTCTCTTTTGTAAGATTGTCGCTGGTAAGATACCTAGTCAGATCGTCTACCGAGACGACAAGGTGATCGTCATCCGAGATATCAATCCTCAGGCGCCAGTACATCTATTGGTGATGCCTAAGGAGCATATATCTTCCTTGCGTGAACTCGGTCCAGGACAAGCCCAGCTCACTGTTCACTTGTTCCATGTGGCAAATGAGGTTGCCAGGAGAGAGGGGGTGGCTGAAAGGGGATATCGAGTGGCTACTAATTGTGGGCGTGAGGGTGGTCAAGCCATACCCCACCTTCATTTTCATTTGCTGGGAGGCCGTCAGCTATCGGGTACCTTGGGTTAGACCAGTCTCGGCGGGGGCGGGTGCAGCATGGCCTTTACGGACAAGCTTCTTCAAGCGATACAAAGGAACAATAGCCTGGTTTGCCTTGGTCTCGACCCTGATCCTGGGTTGATGCCCAGGGTGGACTTATTGGAATTTAACAAGGCGATTGTGGATGCCACCTCTGACCTGGTGTGCGCCTACAAGCCTAACCTGGCCTTCTACGAAGCTTTGGGTATTGAAGGTATGACCGCACTACAAAAGACCGTAGAGTACGTGCCTGACAACGTGCCCATTATCGGGGATGCTAAGCGTGGCGACATCGGTAACACCGCCAGAGCTTACGCGAAAGCCTTGTTTGAGACGTTTGGTTTTGATGCGGCAACAGTGAATCCTTATATGGGCTATGATTCGCTGGAGCCGTTCATCAACTATAAGGAAAAGGGGGTATTCGTCCTGTGCCGCACCTCGAATACTGGCGCCACCGATTTCCAGGCTTTGGCTTGCTGGTCAGCGATGCTCGACTGTAGGCAGCAACCTTTGTTCATGCTGGTGGCTCAAAAAGCTAAGGAATGGAATAAGTTCAATAACATAGGCTTGGTGGTGGGCGCTACCTGTTCTGAAGACTTGAGGGAGATAAGGAAGGTTTGCCCTGATATGATGCTGCTTATACCGGGCATCGGGGCACAGGGTGGCGATCTGGAAAGGGCAGTCCGTTATGGGGCGGACGCTGAAGGCAAGGGGGCGATTTTCAGCAGCTCAAGGCAAATCCTCTATGCCTCGAAGGAGAAGGATTTCGCCCAGGCGGCTCGCCGCGCGGCTGACGAGCTGCGTTGCCAGATCAACTCCCTTCTCCCGGGTCCATTGGTCAGGTAAAATGTTGCTGAAGGTCAAACCTGGTGATAAGCTGCGGCTTAAGAAAGCGCACCCTTGCGGTAGCTATGAGTGGGAGGTGGTTAGGGCAGGGGCAGATATTGGAATCAAGTGTCTCAAGTGCCATCGCAAGGCTGTGCTAACACGTAGTGGGGCAGCGAGTAAGGTGGAAGTTGTTCAAGGTTCAAAGAGCGAAATCCAGAGTTAGCGTTTTGCCTTGTGCACCTTGAACTCTAGATCCTTATGTTGAAAGGAGGTGACTCATCATGGCAGAAGAAGTGGAAATCGGCAGTGTAAGCGACTTCTTCTCCCGACCGGTTGTGGCAGGCATTGAGTTGATCGACACGCTGAAGGTAGGAGACAAAGTCCATATCAAGGGCCACACCACCGATCTTGAGTTGGTTGTAGAGTCGATGCAGATTCAAAACAAGAATGTGCAAATGGCTGGACCTGGGGATTCGGTGGGGATCAAGGTCTCTGACCGA
The DNA window shown above is from Chloroflexota bacterium and carries:
- a CDS encoding histidine triad nucleotide-binding protein: MEEGCLFCKIVAGKIPSQIVYRDDKVIVIRDINPQAPVHLLVMPKEHISSLRELGPGQAQLTVHLFHVANEVARREGVAERGYRVATNCGREGGQAIPHLHFHLLGGRQLSGTLG
- the pyrF gene encoding orotidine-5'-phosphate decarboxylase produces the protein MAFTDKLLQAIQRNNSLVCLGLDPDPGLMPRVDLLEFNKAIVDATSDLVCAYKPNLAFYEALGIEGMTALQKTVEYVPDNVPIIGDAKRGDIGNTARAYAKALFETFGFDAATVNPYMGYDSLEPFINYKEKGVFVLCRTSNTGATDFQALACWSAMLDCRQQPLFMLVAQKAKEWNKFNNIGLVVGATCSEDLREIRKVCPDMMLLIPGIGAQGGDLERAVRYGADAEGKGAIFSSSRQILYASKEKDFAQAARRAADELRCQINSLLPGPLVR
- a CDS encoding DUF951 domain-containing protein; its protein translation is MLLKVKPGDKLRLKKAHPCGSYEWEVVRAGADIGIKCLKCHRKAVLTRSGAASKVEVVQGSKSEIQS
- a CDS encoding translation elongation factor-like protein, encoding MAEEVEIGSVSDFFSRPVVAGIELIDTLKVGDKVHIKGHTTDLELVVESMQIQNKNVQMAGPGDSVGIKVSDRVRRGDKVYKVIP